Proteins encoded within one genomic window of Besnoitia besnoiti strain Bb-Ger1 chromosome II, whole genome shotgun sequence:
- a CDS encoding regulator of chromosome condensation (RCC1) repeat-containing protein (encoded by transcript BESB_036800): MCGGKRGACVSVRSTPHILPFEWRDGKKSSLFEEPSLACTDLRGFSATHQVEAALDFAAAVWSITPVRPAATSLKFPFCVCLFFGCVSSCRDLAIPFLRRAAYSTGEKRTALGGRLRKSALDCSRDEVPSRPRSAASASGEILSRRLFSSSPSSRGAKSSSWSLWYLPASSSASSARPQELLRLPPTGLSSSPSSSSSTSLSAAASDASRGQGEATERVSSPITSMAVGRSHGACVVDGRVFCFGRTNARGQLGVPSLSSSPFSALLSRFSSLFSASPASVELVEVEPPQGGWKGKVIKVACGAMHTCALTDLGYVYSWGAPSGFFQGSPLGVGDSWRRLRPTLVTSLVRAREHVTDIACGPSWTLCATASNRVYSTGRSDFGVMGRGASSSSSSFHEIEFFQSVLLPSAPSPLAYAPSASNPLSASFLSAAPLASAPGVPFPSEPGVPTPKVRQAAGRGGEATSDALHFEGSLSSFFGGSAFPHAPFEGLPGDATAAEMRAQLFAQMPAELRERMAAGASRAPHGAESPSPAASQRRAHLQHSAATLQTSLPRRPGGDQDAGRGVRTPDEAAAAAVAQSARTAREEASPAGYGVSAGGFRGAETRRSSEPAQRTPAPLEGRGRDGVGVRSGAKLEGAARSGCPPELGGRASAARAGAGVGDAQKGKKEEEAVLTYQDEVRSLSRTKVKQLVCGEWQSLLVTDDGRLWVWGRNEDGQLGKEVEAVSLEVGRKAVTLSEARALADAALESSRGTAFLGASCAPRATKRAAATARRREAEGERGQTGTASACDRFRQALSSRGAGRQRDRGFHLRVAEPKDVVPELGFCGWPSGLAGFRPRRIALPVESACCPPGTGNKTVLSGTSLPFSPYPMLAYSLLRGGTRVAQVAAGATQSFALSEDGGLYAWGGLWGRQPVAATLHPRFERSPIKGKVTKVAGGWRDSGREDVALVITDVGDLYVWSSWLAAALESFQCAGRASAAASASAASAADGESDSARNLGKRGEKEPFKADRDTMFDGGAVRDAACGPFGVLLLVQH; encoded by the exons ATGTGCGGTGGCAAAcgaggcgcatgcgtgaGCGTGCGCTCCACTCCACATATCTTGCCGTTCGAGTGGCGCGACGGAAAAAAAAGCTCTCTGTTCGAAGAgccttctctcgcctgcacTGACTTACGAGGCTTCTCTGCTACGCATCAAGttgaggcggcgctggactTCGCTGCAGCCGTTTGGTCGATCACTCCGGTtcgccctgcggcgacaTCGCTCAAGTttcccttctgcgtctgtctcttcttcgggTGTGTGTCGTCTTGTCGGGACCTCGCCATCCCTTttctcaggcgcgcggcctaTTCGACCGGAGAAAAACGCACAGCACTGGGAGGTCGCCTCCGCAAATCCGCGCTCGA CTGTTCGCGCGACGAAGTCCCTTCCCGCCctcgctctgctgcgtccgcgtctgGCGAAATTCTGTCTCGTCGtttgttttcctcttctccttcctcacGGGGTGCTAAGTCTTCCTCCTGGTCGCTCTGGTACTTGCCCGCTTCGTCTTCAGCGTCGTCCGCCCGTCCGCAggagctgcttcgccttcctcccacaggcctctcttcttcgccttcttcctcttcttccacttcactctctgctgcggcatCCGATGCCTCAAGGGGGCAAGGTGAAGCGACCGAGCGCGTTTCGAGCCCGATTACGAGCATGGCTGTTGGGCGCTCACACGGTGCATGCGTCGTGGAcggccgcgtcttctgtttTGGCAGGACGAACGCCAGAGGACAGCTAGGCGtcccttcgctctcttcgtcgcctttcAGCGCCCTGCTTTCtcgtttctcctcgctcttctccgcgtcgcccgcatcCGTCGAGCTAGTGGAAGTCGAGCCTCCGCAAGGCGGGTGGAAGGGGAAAGTCATCAAAGTCGCCTGCGGGGCGATGCACACCTGCGCCCTCACAGACCTCGGGTATGTGTACTCCTGGGGAGCGCCCTCCGGCTTCTTCCAAGGCAGTCCGCTCGGCGTTGGAGACAGTTGGCGCAGACTACGCCCGACGCTGGTGACTTCG ctcgttcgcgcgcgcgagcacgTCACAGACATCGCCTGCGGACCCTCTTGGACTCTGTGCGCAACCG cgAGCAACCGCGTCTACTCCACAGGTCGCTCGGACTTTGGCGTCAtgggtcgcggcgcgtcgagcAGTTCGTCCTCCTTCCACGAAATTGAGTTCTTCCAGTCGGTCTTGCTGCCTTCTGCTCCGTCTCCCCTGGCGTACGCGCCGTCTGCTTCAAATCCTCTTTCGgcgtctttcctctctgccgcccCACTCGCGTCCGCTCCCGGCGTCCCCTTTCCATCTGAGCCCGGTGTACCTACACCGAAGGTGCGCCAGGCcgcggggcgaggaggcgaggcgaccagcgacgcgctgcacTTTGAGGGCTCGctgtcttccttcttcgGGGGCTCCGCGTTTCCGCACGCGCCGTTCGAAGGTCTGCCAGGTGACGCAACCGCAGCGGAgatgcgcgcgcagctgttTGCGCAGATGCCCGCAGAGCTGAGGGAGAGGATGGCGGCGGGAGCGAGCAGGGCGCCTcacggcgcggagagcccgtcgccggcggcgtcgcagagacgcgcgcaccTGCAGCACAGCGCAGCGACCCTCCAgacgtcgctgccgcgccgtcccGGGGGTGACCAGGACGCGGGgcgcggtgtacgtacacccgacgaggcggcggcggccgcagtggCGCAGTCAGCGAGGACGGCACGTGAGGAGGCGAGTCCTGCGGGCTACGGAGTTTCCGCTGGCGGGTTCAGGGGTGCGGAGACGAGACGCAGCTCCGAGCCTGCGCAGCGAACTCCGGCACCACTCGAGggacgcggtcgcgacgGGGTTGGGGTAAGATCGGGCGCGAAACTGGAGGGCGCAGCACGCAGCGGCTGTCCCCCGGAGCTCGGTGgaagggcgagcgcggcgcgcgcgggcgcgggcgtcggagacgcgcagaagggcaagaaggaggaggaggcagttCTCACCTACCAGGACGAAGTGCGGAGTCTGTCGCGCACCAAAGTGAAACAGCTTGTTTGCGGAGAGTGGCAGTCGCTCCTCGTCACCGACGACGGCAGGCTGTGGGTCTGGGGGCGTAACGAAGACGGGCAGCTCGGCAAAGAAGTGGAGGCGGTGAGTCTGGAGGTCGGGAGGAAAGCCGTGACCCTCTCTGAAGCCCGCGCGCTTGCCGATGCGGCCCTAGAGAGCTCTCGCGGAACGGCGTTCCTCGGTGCGAGCTGCGCACCGCGAGCAACGAagcgagctgcagcgacggcgaggcgcagagaagcggagggcgagagagggcAGACAGGCACGGCCTCAGCATGCGATAGATTCAGGCAAGCGCTCTCTTCACGTGGAgcagggagacagagagacagaggcttccatctgcgcgtcgcggaaCCTAAGGACGTCGTCCCAGAGCTCGGATTCTGCGGCTGGCCTTCTGGCCTTGCGGGcttccgcccgcggcgaaTCGCGCTTCCTGTAGAGTCCGCCTGCTGCCCACCAGGAACGGGCAACAAG ACAGTTCTCTCCGGGACGAGTCTGCCCTTCTCCCCGTACCCGATGCTTGCCTACTCGCTGCTGCGGGGGGGGACACGCGTCGCTCaagtcgccgccggcgcgacccagtccttcgctctctcag AGGACGGCGGGTTGTATGCCTGGGGCGGCTTGTGGGGTCGACAGCCTGTCGCCGCGACGCTCCATCCGCGCTTCGAGAGG AGCCCTATTAAAGGCAAGGTGACCAAGGTCGCTGGTGGCTGGCGGGACAGCGGAAGAGAAGACGTTGCTCTCGTCATCACAG ACGTCGGTGACCTCTACGTCTGGAGTTCTTGGCTCGCGGCTGCCCTCGAGAGCTTCCAGTGCGCgggtcgcgcctccgccgcggcctctgcttcagccgcgtcggcggcggacggcgagagcgactcCGCGCGCAACCTTGGgaaacgaggagagaaagagccgTTCAAGGCTGACCGAGACACGATGTTTGACGGCGGGGCGGTGCGcgacgctgcatgcggccctttcggcgtcctccttctGGTTCAGCACTGA
- a CDS encoding protein phosphatase 2C domain-containing protein (encoded by transcript BESB_036790), producing MSRRPGLLSFDPEDDEEESSSPASSAKKRYTPTTAGVTKSVSPFSSPLSSSPFSSSSSSSPAREKRERERQRRHDERKKRGSRSRSGSGARSVSEKKRERVKDPSAGEPQSGDCASHESRERRRQKGRQDARRGEAKSAHERERRHSDSGETRSSRLEREREHDREERGRSDSEDAARRRAADGGGGSDGATPAASQRKSASGFKKMGELTRAKFLVEQQQEQEEKRLQHKKELQSEHILERVLGRARASSRAQRREPSTMSLHERASFASFSAEAAPTSPRYDRDLSRRSSSSSPPLSPASSFSALDQDDESSSLFSCSSLSSAGSFGDGVFTSFASTSLFSAGAGGERKSKPKTESSAERGFALSFGVSATVGRRQKMEDTTRVVPCFLDGGAAYFAMFDGHNGSDLALFAALHMHSLLEETLEASSSPCSVASLTKATIQRSLVDVFHHLDRSYERQNPRAADGATALVMVVRWLEDRRCLNQRRRKGEARGDGAHSARGDSAEEEKRRKKVEIHVAHAGDTRAVLGSILSGRRSGLRGDAEEEAAAVRKTKVKAERLTHDHKPNREDERRRIDRHGGTVIDLGCPRVMVGSVDMALAVSRCLGDFALKRCSEHIVLATPDVSSREIESGRDSFIVIASDGLWDVLTDEEAAKLIQRRIDAFFNEKPKQHETSESQRVADARVAARETCKAQTEQQVAPPAERRDGWYDEGEEANSEEKESGTWWSRSRCRSDAGRREDASAEAAPEKAEQDIEAEDAEAFEDYVPKAVLEKAANDLIKVALARMSQDNISVLILHFAWTRKKTA from the exons ATGTCGCGTCGGCCGGGCTTGTTGAGCTTCGACcctgaggacgacgaggaagaaagctCGTCTCCCGCTTcctcggcgaagaagcggtaCACGCCGACGACTGCAGGCGTCACCAAGAGCGTCTCGcccttttcttcgcctttgtcttcgtcgccgttctcctcgtcttcttcctcgtctcccgcgcgagagaagagagagagagagcgacagcgacggcacgacgagcggaagaagcgcggcagccgcagccgcagcgggtcaggcgcccgcagcgtctcagagaagaagcgcgaacGCGTCAAGGACccgagcgcgggcgagccgcaAAGCGGAGACTGCGCGTCGCACGAGTcgcgggagcggcggcgccagaagGGACGCcaagacgcgcgcagaggggaGGCGAAGTCTGCgcacgagcgagagagacggcaTAGCGACTCtggggagacgcgcagctcgcgacTCGAGCGGGAGAGAGAACACGATCGCGAAGAGCGCGGTCGCAGCGACTccgaggacgcagcgaggcggcgggcagccgacggcggcggaggttCAGACGGAGCGACGCCTGCCGCCAGCCAGCGAAAGAGCGCCTCCGGATTCAAGAAAATGGGGGAGTTGACGCGCGCCAAGTTCCTCGTGGAACAGCAGCAGGaacaagaagaaaaacgcctTCAGCACAAAAAGGAACTTCAGTCGGAGCACATCCTCGAGAGGGTgctcggccgcgcgagggcctccagtcgcgcgcagagacgcga ACCCTCTACTATGTCGCTGCATGAGCGCGCGTCGTTCGCGTCCTtttcggcggaggcggcgccgacgtctCCGCGATATGACAGAGACCTGAGTcggcgctcttcttcgtcctcaccgcctctctcgcctgcctcctcgttctctgcaCTCGATCAAGACGACGAGAGCTCCTCACTCTTCTCCtgctcgtctctctcgtctgcgggCTCTTTTGGTGACGGCGTGTTTACTTCCTTCGCGTCTACGTCCCTCTTCTCCGCAggtgcgggcggcgagcgcaagTCGAAACCCAAGACGGAGAGCTCAGCCGAGCGAGGCTTCGCGCTCTCCTTTGGCGTCAGCGCGACTGTCGGCAGAAGACAAAAAATGGAGGACACCACGCGGGTCGTGCCATGCTTCCTTGACGGCGGTGCGGCATACTTTGCAA TGTTTGATGGGCACAATGGGAGCGATTTGGCGcttttcgcggcgctgcacatGCACTCGCTgctcgaggagacgctcgaggcgtcctcctcgccgtgcTCAGTCGCGTCGCTGACCAAGGCGACCATCCAGCGCTCACTCGTAGACGTGTTCCATCATCTGGATCGGAGCTACGAGAGGCAGAATCCTCGCGCAGCCGAtggcgcgacggcgctcgTCATGGTGGTGCGCTGGCTGGAAGACCGACGCTGTCTGAAccagcgccggcggaagggagaggcccgtggagacggcgcgcacagcgcgcgtggcgactctgccgaggaggagaagcgccgcaAGAAAGTTGAAATCCACGTcgcacacgcaggcgacACGCGCGCCGTCCTGGGCTCCATCCTCAGC gggcgaaggagcggcttgcgaggcgacgccgaggaggaagctgccGCCGTGAGAAAAACCAAAGTGAAGGCCGAGAGACTCACACATGACCACAAACCGAACAGAGAAGACGAACGCAGACGCATCGACCGACACGGCGGGACTGTCATCGATCTCGGGTGTCCGCG CGTGATGGTCGGCTCTGTTGACatggcgctcgccgtctcgcgaTGTCTAGGAGATTTCGCGCTGAAGCGCTGCTCCGAGCACATCGTCCTGGCGACTCCTGATGTCTCTTCAAG AGAAATCGAGTCTGGGCGCGACTCGTTTATCGTGATTGCGAGCGACGGCCTGTGGGACGTGCTGACTGATGAGGAAGCCGCTAAGTTGATTCAGCGCCGAATCGATGCATTCTTCAACGAGAAACCCAAGCAGCACGAGACATCGGAGAGCCAGAGAgttgcagacgcgcgagtcgcggcgcgggagacttGCAAGGCGCAAACCGAGCAGCAggtcgcgccgccagcggagaggcgagacggatggtacgacgaaggcgaggaagcgaacagcgaagaaaaagaatcTGGAACTTGGTGGAGTCGCAGCCGGTGCCGAAGCGACGCGGGGCGTcgagaggacgcgagcgccgaggctgcgccagaaaaagctgaacAAGACATCGAAgctgaggacgcggaggccttcgAAGA CTACGTGCCGAAGGCGGTCCttgagaaggcggcgaacgACTTGATCAaagtcgcgctcgcgcgcatgTCGCAGGACAACATTTCTGTCTTAATTCTCCACTTTGCGtggacgcggaagaaaaccGCGTGA